One genomic region from Paenarthrobacter ureafaciens encodes:
- a CDS encoding alpha/beta fold hydrolase: MAELHSIRARHEFRGLRTVEHFFTVPLDHGPVEAWAGHNGREAIPGEESITVFAREYTSTEHSAEDAARLPWLLYLQGGPGGRGNRVTSLSGWMKAAAKDFRILMLDQRGTGLSTPIEFQSLARRGDAERQAEYLAHFRADSIVADAEMIRRILGAEPWTVLGQSFGGFCALTYLSFAPEGLREVLITGGLAPLQGPAERVYRATFRRVAARNAEYFAWYPEDRGRITRIMRHLADQPEHLASGERLTPERFQMVGSFLGGNTRVDALHYLLEDAFIETATGPRLSEAFLEQVRSLVSRAGNPLYAVLHESIYAQGEATKWAAWRVLEEYPEFEPSADEPLLTG; encoded by the coding sequence GTGGCTGAACTGCACAGCATCCGCGCAAGGCACGAGTTCCGGGGCCTCCGCACCGTGGAACACTTCTTCACGGTGCCCCTTGACCATGGCCCGGTGGAGGCTTGGGCGGGCCATAACGGCCGCGAGGCAATCCCTGGCGAAGAGTCCATCACGGTCTTCGCCCGCGAGTACACCTCCACGGAACACTCGGCGGAGGACGCGGCACGCTTGCCCTGGCTTTTGTACCTTCAGGGTGGACCGGGCGGACGCGGCAACCGGGTAACCTCCCTGTCCGGCTGGATGAAGGCTGCGGCCAAGGATTTTCGCATCCTGATGCTGGACCAGCGCGGTACCGGCCTGTCCACGCCCATTGAATTCCAATCGTTGGCACGTCGCGGAGACGCAGAGCGGCAGGCCGAGTACCTGGCGCACTTCCGGGCTGACTCGATCGTGGCCGATGCCGAGATGATTCGCCGGATCCTCGGGGCGGAACCTTGGACGGTGCTGGGCCAAAGCTTCGGCGGATTCTGCGCACTCACTTACCTGTCCTTTGCACCGGAGGGACTTCGTGAAGTCCTTATCACCGGCGGCCTCGCGCCCCTCCAAGGGCCGGCCGAACGGGTGTACCGTGCTACCTTCCGTCGCGTTGCCGCGCGCAACGCCGAATACTTCGCCTGGTACCCCGAAGACCGCGGGCGTATTACCCGGATCATGCGCCATCTGGCGGACCAACCAGAGCATCTGGCCAGCGGCGAGCGGCTCACCCCGGAAAGGTTCCAGATGGTGGGCTCATTCCTCGGTGGCAACACGCGGGTAGATGCCCTGCATTACCTCCTGGAGGACGCGTTCATCGAAACAGCCACGGGACCCCGTCTGTCAGAAGCGTTCCTTGAGCAGGTCCGTTCGCTTGTGAGCCGTGCCGGCAACCCGCTGTACGCCGTACTGCACGAGTCCATCTACGCGCAGGGCGAGGCCACCAAGTGGGCAGCCTGGCGGGTCCTGGAGGAGTACCCGGAGTTCGAACCCTCCGCGGACGAACCCCTTCTCACCGGCG
- a CDS encoding GNAT family N-acetyltransferase, which produces MSVIRPATADDVPAILGMIHDLAIYEKEPDAVKNTPEKLTEVLFGDNPRVFANMAENAAGEVQGFALWFLNYSTWEGVHGIYLEDLYVRPEARGEGHGKALLQYLAATAVERGYARVEWSVLDWNEPSIKFYKNLGALPMEEWSTFRLTGEALHTFGSAAGAPDRALARG; this is translated from the coding sequence ATGAGTGTAATCCGCCCCGCAACCGCTGATGATGTCCCCGCGATCCTTGGCATGATCCATGACCTCGCCATCTACGAAAAAGAACCGGACGCCGTCAAGAACACGCCCGAAAAACTCACCGAGGTCCTCTTCGGAGACAACCCCCGGGTGTTCGCAAACATGGCAGAGAACGCGGCCGGCGAGGTCCAGGGATTTGCCCTGTGGTTCTTGAACTATTCGACGTGGGAGGGCGTCCACGGCATCTATCTCGAGGACCTCTATGTCCGGCCCGAAGCCCGTGGCGAGGGCCACGGAAAGGCGCTGCTGCAGTACCTGGCCGCTACCGCCGTCGAACGCGGATACGCACGCGTGGAGTGGAGCGTCCTGGACTGGAATGAACCGTCCATCAAGTTCTACAAGAACCTGGGCGCGCTACCCATGGAGGAGTGGTCCACGTTCCGCCTGACGGGCGAAGCCCTTCATACTTTCGGATCGGCAGCCGGGGCGCCGGACAGGGCGTTGGCGCGTGGCTGA
- a CDS encoding CoA transferase, giving the protein MHPVPNLADSLRTLEAVKDVPVAEWSGPRLWWRGPLDVEGLAIGSVQAAATALNALTGTSAYSVPSAGTAAAFDSLRHLRIAGKQPEGFAPLSGFRPTSDGWVRLHANYPHHAARLLQALCVSSTADVGPALRELTASEAESVITAKGGVAAAVRTRAEWTRSPMHQAASRGPWIALRESGGSSGERRWVPGGDAARPLKGLRVLDLTRVIAGPTATRLLAALGADVLRIDPPGLPELPDAFLDCGFDKRSVVADFSVPSVLDEVRAVVARADVVVTGYRSGSLERFGLGTGDLARDNGGLVVATLNAWGAGPWQERRGFDSIVQAACGIAADYGSDGDAGWRPGALPVQALDHATGYGLAAAILGLLAERTRTGRGGVATMSLVRTAEELFGAGLLPAQVPGHEPASLPEPLPEPGYHGMESVHGHLRFVGPPLLADGVPVSYTRAPVAYGSSQLLWGKA; this is encoded by the coding sequence ATGCATCCTGTTCCCAATCTGGCCGACAGCCTCCGTACACTGGAGGCCGTCAAGGACGTGCCTGTTGCGGAATGGTCCGGGCCGCGCCTGTGGTGGCGCGGGCCCTTGGATGTGGAGGGCCTCGCCATTGGGTCGGTCCAGGCTGCGGCGACCGCCCTCAACGCCTTGACAGGCACGTCGGCCTATTCGGTCCCGTCAGCGGGGACCGCAGCCGCCTTTGACTCGCTGCGGCACTTGCGGATCGCCGGAAAGCAGCCGGAAGGTTTCGCGCCCCTCTCCGGCTTCCGTCCGACGTCGGACGGTTGGGTCAGGTTGCATGCCAACTATCCGCACCACGCGGCCAGGCTTTTGCAGGCCCTTTGCGTTTCCTCAACCGCCGACGTCGGCCCCGCCTTGAGGGAGCTGACAGCGTCGGAAGCGGAATCAGTGATTACCGCCAAAGGCGGCGTTGCCGCGGCTGTTCGAACCCGAGCGGAATGGACCCGCTCCCCCATGCACCAGGCGGCAAGCCGCGGTCCCTGGATCGCGCTGAGGGAGTCCGGGGGATCATCAGGGGAACGCCGCTGGGTGCCGGGGGGCGATGCCGCCCGTCCGTTGAAGGGCTTGAGGGTCCTCGACCTGACACGGGTCATAGCGGGACCAACGGCCACCCGGCTCCTCGCCGCGCTGGGGGCGGACGTCCTCCGGATCGACCCGCCCGGACTTCCCGAACTTCCCGATGCGTTCCTCGATTGCGGATTCGACAAACGAAGCGTCGTGGCGGACTTCTCGGTGCCTTCGGTTCTGGACGAGGTGCGCGCTGTGGTGGCACGGGCCGACGTCGTGGTCACAGGCTACCGATCCGGAAGCCTGGAGCGCTTCGGACTGGGAACGGGTGATCTGGCACGGGACAATGGTGGACTGGTGGTGGCGACGCTTAACGCCTGGGGTGCCGGTCCGTGGCAGGAGCGCCGGGGTTTCGACAGTATTGTCCAAGCCGCCTGTGGCATCGCTGCTGACTACGGAAGCGACGGCGACGCCGGATGGCGGCCGGGTGCGCTTCCGGTCCAGGCGTTGGACCACGCAACGGGCTACGGCCTGGCAGCGGCCATTCTGGGATTGCTTGCCGAACGGACCCGCACGGGCCGGGGCGGTGTGGCCACGATGTCGCTGGTCCGCACCGCTGAGGAGCTTTTCGGGGCCGGACTCCTTCCGGCCCAGGTTCCCGGCCACGAGCCGGCGTCACTGCCGGAGCCACTGCCGGAACCTGGATACCACGGGATGGAGAGCGTCCACGGCCATCTCCGGTTCGTCGGTCCGCCGCTGCTGGCCGACGGTGTTCCTGTCAGTTACACCCGCGCGCCTGTGGCCTATGGCTCGTCACAGCTCTTGTGGGGCAAGGCCTGA